The Methanofastidiosum sp. genome contains the following window.
CAATTGATCCACAGATATCAAAACTATGTGATGAAGGTAAAATAGAGGAATATGAAATAGATCTTGGAGGTATATTTACTCTTTTGGAAGGATTGTAATGCATGCCAAAATTAAATGCGTTGTAGATAATAATGTTAAGCTCTCCTCTAATTTTTGGGGAGAGCACGGACTTAGTTTTTTAATTGAAAATAAAGAGAAAATTCTTTTTGACACTGGCAAAACTTTTGATGTCCTAAATCATAATTTAGAGGTATTTGGCGAAAAAAAAGAGGACATATCTAAAATATTCATAAGTCACGGGCACTATGATCATACCGGAGGGCTAATGGGTATTAAGAAATACTCAAATGTAAAAATATTTGCCCATCCTTCAATTTTTGAAGAAAAATACAAAAAAACAGATATGGGCCCAAAGTACATTGGTGCCCCCTTCAAGAAAAAAGATTTACCAGATATATCCCTTACCCAAGAGAGTATTGAAGTGTCTAAGAAGATATTTACCACAGGCCAAATAGAAAGGACCTTTGATTTTGAAAAAGTATCAACTATATTCCAAAAAAAAATAGGCTCAAAATTTAATCATGACGAGATAATTGATGATCAGGCTTTAGTAATAAAAACCCATATCGGTGGGGTCGTGATATTAGGGTGTAATCATTCTGGCCTGTTGAATACAATTGAGCATTCAAAGGATCTTATCGGGGATGATGTATTCTTAGTTCTTGGTGGGACTCATCTTGTTGCAGCTGATGATAATAAGATCTCTCGTACCGTAGAATATCTCAAAAAATATGGCATAACTCTCTTTGGATTCCATTGCACGGGCGATTACGCTTCCTTTAAGCTTCATTCTGCACTTGATAAAATGTATTGCAGAGGATACACCGGATTTGAAGTATTAATCGAGTTTGAAGGATATCATTTGGGAAAAGATACTAAATGTCAATGATTATCTAATAAAAAAATCTTTGAACTCTCCTTTGTATTGTTCATTTACTACTTCAACTTTGTCAACTCTTGCGTGTTTTGGGCCAACTTCGCACCACTCGATCATTTTATTAACACAGATATCTTCACCTTCAATAACTGCTTCAACTCTTCCATCTAGAAGATTTCTAACATAACCAGTTACTTTTAGTCTTTGGGCTTCTATTTGAGCATTAGCACGATAAAATACCCCTTGTACTAATCCTGATATGTAGATTCTAATCCTCTTCATTAATAAATACTATCTCTTTAATTTCTTAAAGCTTATCTTTGATATGAAAATATCAAAATAATTACTCTTTTATAGTTCAAAACTTATTTATAGTTATGAAAGGCTTCAAAGAACGTCAAAATATTAAAACAGATATAGATCTTTTAGATGATTTAATACTCGATGGTATCCCAAGAGACTCATTTATTGTCCTTCTTGGTGAAGGTGGAACAGGAAAATCTGCAATACTTGGGGAATTATGCTATAAATTCTTGAAGAGGGGGGAGCCTGTAATTTATGTTGCCCTTGACAATCCACCGCCCTCAGTTTTTTCCGATATTAATAGTCTTGGATGGGACATAACAAATTTTTGTGAAAAAGGGCTTTTAAGATTTTTAGATTGTTATTCTTTTAGGATGAAAGCAGATTATGATCAAAAATGCATTACAGTCCTAAGAGAGCCAGACGACTTGCCCAACTTTACCGATAAATTGGTAAGTTTAATGGACGAGTTGAACATGGATGGTAAAGGTATAGTATTGATCGATTCTTTGACTGAATTCATGACTTTGTCTGACCCATCTCAGGTCGTTGACTCTGTAAAGAACTGGAGAGCGAGAGGGACAAAAGAAAGAAATGTATTGTTTTTTTCAACACTCCATTATGGGCTTAAGGCATTTGAGGGTTTTGCTGATGTATTTGATTATATCGTAGATGGAATTATAGATTTAAGGTACGACCCGACTTATATGGCCTCAGACATTCTCTTAAAACAAATTAGAATCAGAAAAATCAAGGGTGCAGACCACTATACAAATTGGGTAAATTTTGTAATACAAAAAGATGGATTAAAACCTCTTATAATCGAAGAGAAAAAAACAAAAAAGAAGAAATCTGCCAACAATTCTAAAAAGAAAAATTCAAAGAAGACTTAACTAAATCGAATTGCTCTGCAGATAAAAGGTGTTTTTATGAAAAGGCTTTTCAAATACTACCCAGATGATTTCAAAGACCTTCCTGTCAAGGTCCTCCACATGGATTTGATTTTTGATGTTTATCATAATTACACAAATGTAAAATCAAAACTAAGAGCAAAATCTTTGAACTTTCCTATATCAAAACTCGAATTGAATGCTAAAAATCTGGAAGTCATATCTTTATCTGTAGAAAATTATGAAACAGAACATAATTATATAAAAGATGAAAATGTAATTATAATAACTTTTGATAAATCATTGCCACCTAAAACAGAGTTTGTAATTAATACTG
Protein-coding sequences here:
- a CDS encoding MBL fold metallo-hydrolase, which translates into the protein MHAKIKCVVDNNVKLSSNFWGEHGLSFLIENKEKILFDTGKTFDVLNHNLEVFGEKKEDISKIFISHGHYDHTGGLMGIKKYSNVKIFAHPSIFEEKYKKTDMGPKYIGAPFKKKDLPDISLTQESIEVSKKIFTTGQIERTFDFEKVSTIFQKKIGSKFNHDEIIDDQALVIKTHIGGVVILGCNHSGLLNTIEHSKDLIGDDVFLVLGGTHLVAADDNKISRTVEYLKKYGITLFGFHCTGDYASFKLHSALDKMYCRGYTGFEVLIEFEGYHLGKDTKCQ
- a CDS encoding ATPase domain-containing protein, encoding MKGFKERQNIKTDIDLLDDLILDGIPRDSFIVLLGEGGTGKSAILGELCYKFLKRGEPVIYVALDNPPPSVFSDINSLGWDITNFCEKGLLRFLDCYSFRMKADYDQKCITVLREPDDLPNFTDKLVSLMDELNMDGKGIVLIDSLTEFMTLSDPSQVVDSVKNWRARGTKERNVLFFSTLHYGLKAFEGFADVFDYIVDGIIDLRYDPTYMASDILLKQIRIRKIKGADHYTNWVNFVIQKDGLKPLIIEEKKTKKKKSANNSKKKNSKKT
- a CDS encoding acylphosphatase, with the protein product MKRIRIYISGLVQGVFYRANAQIEAQRLKVTGYVRNLLDGRVEAVIEGEDICVNKMIEWCEVGPKHARVDKVEVVNEQYKGEFKDFFIR